In Synechocystis sp. PCC 6714, the following are encoded in one genomic region:
- a CDS encoding DNA polymerase III subunit gamma/tau, with protein MAYEPLHHKYRPQTFADLVGQTAIAATLSNAIAQERIVPAYLFTGPRGTGKTSSARILAKSLNCISGDRPTASPCGQCATCRSITNGSALDVIEIDAASNTGVDNIREIIERAQFAPVQCRYKVYVIDECHMLSTAAFNALLKTLEEPPERVVFVLATTDPQRVLPTIISRCQRFDYRRIPLEAMVDHLRYIATEEKINIDQSALTLVAQISNGGLRDAESLLDQLSLLPDLITPDKVWDLVGAVPEQDLLALLKAIASDDAETLLGTCRQILNRGREPLVVLQNLASFYLNLLIAQTAPQRSDLVAVTAETWQGLCHIAPQWQRGVILQGQQKLKESEVQIRNTTQPRLWLEVTLLGLLPSACVSEVATANKPLPSNIPVPSPESESAKPNNVVAFPGSNYLTVVDKAPSPEPNEKPVAPTFTPESGNENDGHNQKTPQPSASNVDLNQVWAETLNNLGSLSQSLFNAYGSLLDLVGINATVSVTTQQLLKIAAGKKDELERAMGQACGQAIKVNLVVGNQSPTDKAGSSTPVPPAVHSRPPAIPPEPKFDRQLEQGKPVEQVPQAPPESTKQTPVVPSPTASETIATGPATSEIKPSPRRESNNFFNSSRPKPKPAPAIEEQPPTNIGDSATRKAIEQFAKNFDGEIVASDATTNSATDNGKDLQEETETLQLPMDQNASIQPHSPTVLNRPAIAPEEEEDLPF; from the coding sequence ATGGCCTACGAACCTCTGCACCATAAATATCGCCCCCAGACCTTTGCGGACTTAGTGGGCCAAACGGCGATCGCCGCTACGTTGAGCAATGCCATCGCCCAGGAACGTATTGTTCCCGCTTATCTGTTCACAGGACCTAGGGGAACGGGGAAAACTTCTTCGGCACGAATTTTGGCCAAGTCCTTAAATTGCATAAGTGGCGATCGGCCCACCGCTAGTCCCTGTGGTCAATGTGCCACCTGTCGCTCCATTACCAATGGTTCGGCGTTGGATGTAATTGAGATTGATGCGGCCAGTAATACAGGGGTTGATAATATTCGGGAGATTATTGAACGGGCCCAATTTGCCCCAGTGCAATGCAGATATAAAGTATATGTGATCGACGAATGTCATATGCTTAGTACGGCCGCATTTAACGCTTTACTAAAAACCCTAGAAGAACCGCCGGAAAGAGTTGTTTTTGTCCTGGCTACCACCGATCCCCAGCGGGTATTGCCTACGATTATTTCCCGTTGCCAAAGGTTTGATTATCGCCGCATTCCGTTGGAAGCCATGGTGGATCATCTGCGATACATTGCCACAGAAGAAAAGATTAATATTGACCAGTCCGCTTTGACCCTAGTGGCTCAAATTTCCAATGGCGGTTTGCGGGATGCGGAAAGTTTACTGGATCAATTAAGTTTATTGCCCGATTTGATCACCCCGGATAAAGTTTGGGATTTGGTGGGGGCAGTGCCGGAACAGGATTTATTAGCTCTCCTAAAGGCGATCGCCAGTGACGATGCAGAAACTCTATTGGGCACCTGTCGGCAAATTTTAAACCGAGGAAGGGAGCCCTTGGTGGTATTGCAAAACTTAGCGAGCTTTTACTTAAACCTACTTATTGCCCAAACGGCCCCCCAAAGGTCAGATTTAGTGGCGGTGACAGCGGAAACGTGGCAGGGGCTATGCCACATCGCTCCCCAGTGGCAGAGGGGAGTAATTTTACAGGGACAACAAAAACTGAAGGAAAGTGAAGTTCAAATCCGCAACACCACCCAACCAAGGCTGTGGTTAGAAGTTACCCTTTTGGGTTTGTTGCCTTCCGCCTGTGTTAGCGAAGTCGCCACCGCCAATAAACCACTGCCCAGCAATATTCCTGTCCCGTCACCGGAATCGGAATCGGCCAAGCCCAACAATGTAGTTGCTTTTCCTGGCTCTAATTATTTAACAGTGGTGGATAAAGCTCCATCTCCAGAACCGAACGAGAAACCAGTGGCACCAACTTTCACTCCGGAGTCTGGTAATGAAAACGATGGCCATAATCAGAAAACCCCTCAGCCCTCGGCATCCAATGTTGACCTCAACCAGGTATGGGCAGAAACTTTAAATAATCTAGGGTCTTTGAGTCAATCCCTTTTTAACGCCTATGGCTCTCTGCTGGATTTAGTGGGTATCAACGCCACCGTCAGTGTCACCACCCAGCAACTGTTAAAAATTGCGGCGGGCAAAAAGGACGAATTGGAAAGGGCCATGGGCCAAGCCTGTGGCCAAGCCATCAAAGTCAATTTAGTGGTGGGCAACCAATCTCCAACGGACAAAGCAGGATCATCAACCCCAGTCCCTCCAGCGGTCCATTCCCGTCCCCCCGCCATTCCCCCGGAACCCAAGTTCGATCGCCAACTGGAGCAAGGAAAGCCAGTAGAGCAAGTGCCCCAAGCCCCCCCGGAGTCAACTAAGCAAACTCCAGTGGTTCCCTCTCCCACTGCTTCCGAGACGATCGCCACTGGCCCGGCTACATCGGAAATTAAGCCTTCCCCCCGGCGAGAATCAAATAATTTTTTTAATTCTTCTCGGCCGAAACCTAAACCAGCTCCAGCCATTGAAGAGCAGCCCCCAACAAATATCGGTGATAGTGCCACCCGCAAGGCGATCGAGCAGTTTGCCAAAAATTTTGATGGGGAGATTGTGGCATCCGATGCTACGACTAACTCGGCGACTGACAACGGCAAAGATCTGCAAGAAGAAACGGAAACCCTCCAGCTTCCAATGGATCAGAATGCTTCGATTCAGCCCCATTCTCCCACCGTACTCAATCGACCGGCGATCGCCCCGGAAGAGGAGGAAGATTTACCTTTTTAG
- the ileS gene encoding isoleucine--tRNA ligase, whose amino-acid sequence MTEAKSYKDTVNLPQTRFDMRANASKREPEIQQYWQEKGIYEDLAANNPKDLFVLHDGPPYANGALHMGHALNKVLKDIINKYKLLQGHKVHYVPGWDCHGLPIELKVLQSLKSSERAELTPLTLRHKARDFALKTQQEQAVGFQRYGIWGDWEHPYLTLTPEYEAAQIGVFGAMALKGYIYRGLKPVHWSPSSRTALAEAELEYPEGHTSQSIYATFPIVKLGENAGVLEAYLPSLAVAIWTTTPWTLPGNLAVAVNGHLDYAVVEIQYPQFPTPGGAEFIIPAGLGSEVHRPTAETEREDKPQFFIVAKDLVDNLSKTLDLVLDIKTVIKGEALEYCFYQHPLFDRQSPVVLGGDYITTESGTGLVHTAPGHGLEDYITGQKYHLPILSPVDDQGNLTEEAGEFQGLNVLKDANQAIINRLIAQGSLLKEEAYAHKYPYDWRTKKPTIFRATEQWFASVEGFRDQALKAIKEVRWIPAQGENRITPMVGDRSDWCISRQRAWGVPIPVFYDEETNEPLLTEETINHVQQIIAEKGSDAWWELTVEELLPESYRNNGRTYRKGEDTMDVWFDSGSSWAAVAKAKNRPLKYPVDMYLEGSDQHRGWFQSSLLTSVAVNGIAPYKTVLTHGFVLDEKGHKMSKSLGNVVDPYQIINGGKNQKQEPAYGADVLRLWVASVDYANDVPISQGILKQLVDVRNKIRNTARFLLGNLHDFNRETDAVAYEDLPELDRYMLHRMTEVFTEVTEAYESFQFFKFFQTVQNFCVVDLSNFYLDIAKDRLYISAANAPRRRSCQTILQLALENLVKAIAPVLCHLAEDIWQFLPYENPTESVFQAGWVKLEPHWRQPELAETWVKLRQLRTEVNKVMESARTAKAIGASLEAKVLIHTGDDHWYRLLQKYNGAESNQVDTLRYLLLASQVELLEEDGVIKALQFKAETDSLTLGITNADGHKCERCWNYSTQVGSFSDDPTICERCVGALQSKF is encoded by the coding sequence GTGACTGAAGCCAAAAGTTATAAAGACACCGTTAACTTGCCCCAAACCCGCTTTGATATGCGAGCCAATGCTAGCAAAAGGGAGCCGGAAATTCAGCAATATTGGCAGGAAAAGGGAATTTATGAAGATTTAGCCGCAAATAATCCTAAAGACTTGTTTGTGCTCCACGACGGGCCACCCTATGCCAACGGTGCTCTACACATGGGCCATGCGTTGAATAAAGTTTTAAAGGATATTATTAATAAATATAAACTATTACAGGGGCACAAAGTCCACTATGTCCCCGGTTGGGACTGTCACGGTTTGCCCATTGAGCTAAAAGTTTTGCAAAGCTTGAAAAGCAGTGAACGGGCAGAATTAACTCCCCTCACCCTGCGTCATAAAGCGAGGGATTTCGCTCTCAAAACTCAACAGGAACAGGCGGTGGGATTCCAGCGTTATGGCATTTGGGGTGACTGGGAACACCCTTATTTAACCCTAACCCCCGAGTATGAAGCGGCCCAAATTGGCGTGTTTGGGGCCATGGCGTTGAAAGGTTACATCTACCGGGGTTTAAAACCTGTCCATTGGAGCCCCAGTTCCCGTACGGCATTGGCGGAAGCGGAGTTGGAATACCCAGAAGGTCACACTTCCCAAAGTATCTACGCCACCTTTCCCATTGTTAAATTGGGGGAAAATGCGGGTGTGTTAGAGGCCTATTTACCCAGTTTAGCCGTTGCCATTTGGACTACCACTCCCTGGACCCTGCCGGGGAACCTCGCCGTGGCGGTTAACGGCCATTTAGACTACGCCGTAGTAGAAATTCAATATCCCCAGTTCCCGACCCCAGGGGGCGCTGAATTCATCATTCCCGCTGGCTTAGGGAGCGAAGTTCACAGGCCTACCGCAGAAACCGAGAGGGAAGACAAACCCCAATTTTTCATCGTTGCGAAGGACTTAGTGGACAATTTAAGCAAAACCTTGGATTTGGTCCTAGACATTAAGACGGTCATTAAGGGGGAAGCTTTAGAATATTGCTTCTATCAACATCCCTTATTTGATCGCCAAAGCCCCGTGGTGCTCGGTGGAGATTATATTACAACGGAATCCGGTACAGGATTAGTTCACACCGCCCCTGGCCATGGTTTGGAAGACTATATCACTGGGCAAAAATATCATTTACCTATTCTCTCTCCAGTGGATGATCAAGGCAATTTAACCGAAGAAGCCGGGGAGTTTCAGGGCTTAAACGTTTTAAAGGACGCTAATCAGGCCATTATTAATCGATTAATCGCCCAGGGAAGTTTATTAAAAGAAGAGGCCTACGCGCATAAATATCCCTACGATTGGCGCACCAAAAAGCCGACTATTTTCCGAGCCACGGAACAATGGTTTGCATCGGTGGAGGGTTTTCGAGACCAAGCTTTAAAAGCCATTAAAGAAGTGCGCTGGATCCCTGCCCAGGGGGAAAATCGCATTACTCCCATGGTGGGCGATCGCAGTGATTGGTGTATTTCCCGGCAACGGGCTTGGGGGGTACCAATTCCAGTGTTTTACGATGAAGAAACCAATGAGCCTTTGTTAACGGAAGAAACCATTAACCATGTGCAACAAATCATTGCCGAAAAAGGTTCCGATGCTTGGTGGGAGCTAACCGTGGAGGAGTTATTACCGGAAAGCTACCGTAACAACGGGCGTACTTACCGTAAAGGGGAAGACACCATGGACGTATGGTTTGATTCTGGCTCTTCCTGGGCGGCGGTCGCAAAAGCAAAAAATCGACCATTAAAATACCCTGTGGATATGTATTTAGAAGGTTCCGACCAGCATCGGGGTTGGTTCCAATCTAGTTTACTCACCAGTGTGGCGGTGAATGGCATTGCCCCCTATAAAACGGTGTTGACCCATGGTTTTGTCCTGGATGAGAAGGGCCATAAAATGAGTAAGTCCCTGGGCAATGTGGTGGACCCTTACCAGATTATTAATGGCGGTAAAAATCAAAAACAGGAACCCGCCTATGGAGCTGATGTGTTGCGCCTTTGGGTCGCTTCGGTGGATTACGCCAACGATGTGCCTATTAGTCAAGGTATTCTCAAACAGTTGGTCGATGTACGCAATAAAATTCGCAATACCGCTCGATTTTTACTCGGTAATTTGCATGATTTTAATCGTGAAACCGATGCGGTGGCCTATGAAGATTTGCCAGAATTAGACCGCTATATGCTGCACCGAATGACGGAAGTATTTACGGAAGTGACGGAGGCTTATGAAAGTTTCCAATTCTTCAAGTTTTTCCAAACGGTGCAAAACTTTTGTGTAGTCGATCTATCTAACTTTTATTTGGACATTGCTAAAGACCGTCTATATATTTCTGCTGCCAATGCTCCCCGCCGCCGTAGTTGCCAAACTATTCTCCAGTTAGCGTTGGAAAATTTGGTCAAGGCGATCGCCCCGGTACTGTGCCATTTAGCGGAGGACATTTGGCAATTTTTACCCTACGAAAACCCAACGGAATCAGTGTTCCAAGCTGGTTGGGTGAAATTAGAGCCCCATTGGCGTCAGCCGGAACTAGCCGAAACCTGGGTTAAACTACGTCAACTCCGCACAGAAGTCAACAAAGTAATGGAATCAGCCCGTACAGCCAAGGCGATCGGTGCTTCTTTGGAGGCCAAAGTCTTAATCCATACAGGGGATGACCATTGGTATCGATTACTCCAAAAGTACAATGGGGCAGAGTCCAACCAGGTGGATACCCTGCGTTATTTGTTGTTAGCCTCCCAAGTAGAATTACTGGAGGAAGATGGGGTCATTAAAGCCCTGCAATTTAAGGCTGAAACAGATAGTTTAACCCTAGGTATTACCAATGCAGATGGCCATAAATGCGAGCGTTGTTGGAATTATTCCACCCAGGTGGGTAGTTTTAGCGATGACCCCACAATTTGTGAACGTTGCGTTGGTGCGTTACAAAGTAAGTTTTAA
- a CDS encoding DUF262 domain-containing protein: MSYYGSSLISSEEEILQEVENEYEETFENDDFFQLPPDDVIAFNELRSCADIYRLFTKKQLKIEPEFQRQIIWPDSAKTRFIDSLMKQLPIPSMCISLDYKTDQRLVVDGLQRIFTIVQFLGQGQNILDSKFENWRLSSLADIDQRIKGKTVNEIKNENPLLFERVENLTLPITVIRFDSSKESHMNYLYTIFHRLNTGGTKLSNQEIRNCIYQGLLNNLLKECVNYQNWMKLKLFKEKNIKRLEDQEFILRFFAFLDDRDSYGGTLSRFLNNYMENHRNLTSDLYSDKYKTFQRAVDILCKILEQDKPFDISKVVIEGLLIGIAVNLPLLEKLEINKLRSAYEKLRQSEVYLAKNLQGGLLKTNKVKERFEKSIQIFGGLSVN, translated from the coding sequence ATGTCATATTACGGGTCATCACTCATTTCTTCCGAAGAAGAAATACTACAAGAAGTGGAAAATGAATATGAAGAAACATTTGAAAATGATGATTTTTTTCAACTTCCACCAGATGATGTAATTGCTTTCAATGAGCTTAGATCTTGTGCTGATATTTATCGTTTATTTACCAAAAAACAACTAAAAATAGAACCTGAATTTCAACGACAAATTATCTGGCCTGACTCTGCAAAAACTCGCTTTATTGATAGTTTAATGAAACAACTACCAATACCTAGTATGTGTATTAGTCTAGATTATAAGACTGATCAACGTCTAGTGGTCGATGGTTTACAACGCATTTTTACGATAGTTCAGTTTTTAGGACAAGGACAAAATATCTTAGACTCTAAGTTTGAAAATTGGCGCTTATCTTCTTTGGCAGACATTGATCAACGAATCAAAGGAAAAACTGTCAACGAAATAAAAAATGAAAATCCACTTTTATTTGAAAGAGTTGAAAACTTAACTCTCCCTATTACAGTAATCCGTTTTGATTCTAGTAAAGAGTCCCATATGAATTATTTGTACACTATTTTTCATCGTTTAAATACAGGAGGAACTAAGTTAAGCAATCAAGAAATCAGGAACTGTATTTACCAAGGATTGCTAAATAATTTACTCAAAGAATGTGTTAATTATCAAAATTGGATGAAGTTAAAACTTTTTAAAGAAAAAAATATTAAGCGTCTTGAAGATCAAGAATTTATTTTGAGATTCTTTGCATTTTTGGATGATCGAGATAGTTATGGGGGAACATTATCTCGCTTTTTAAATAATTATATGGAAAATCATAGGAATCTTACTTCAGATTTATACTCTGATAAATATAAAACATTTCAAAGGGCAGTTGATATCTTATGCAAAATTCTTGAACAAGATAAACCTTTCGATATTAGTAAGGTTGTCATAGAAGGTTTACTAATTGGTATTGCTGTTAACTTACCTCTCCTTGAAAAACTAGAAATAAATAAGCTACGCAGTGCCTATGAGAAGCTTAGACAATCAGAGGTTTATTTAGCCAAAAATTTACAAGGTGGTTTGCTTAAAACTAATAAAGTTAAAGAACGTTTTGAGAAATCTATCCAAATTTTTGGTGGTTTATCAGTTAACTAG
- a CDS encoding phosphomannose isomerase type II C-terminal cupin domain: MPLSTPSLAQASSSQFPTETRPWGSFTTLEEGNGYKIKRIEVNPGHRLSLQMHHHRSEHWIVVSGTARIVCGEKEELLEPNQSTYVPQCTAHRLENPGVIKLVLIEVQNGEYLGEDDIIRFQDDYARG; encoded by the coding sequence ATGCCCCTATCCACTCCATCCCTGGCCCAAGCCAGCTCCAGCCAATTCCCAACTGAGACCAGACCCTGGGGTTCCTTTACAACTCTGGAGGAGGGTAACGGCTACAAAATCAAACGCATTGAAGTCAATCCTGGCCACCGTCTGAGCCTACAAATGCACCATCATCGCAGTGAGCATTGGATTGTGGTCTCTGGTACGGCCCGAATTGTTTGTGGAGAAAAAGAAGAACTTTTGGAGCCCAACCAATCTACCTATGTGCCCCAATGTACTGCCCACCGCTTGGAAAATCCTGGGGTAATCAAATTAGTTCTGATAGAGGTACAAAATGGAGAATACCTAGGGGAAGACGATATTATTCGTTTTCAGGATGATTATGCCCGTGGCTGA
- a CDS encoding aldo/keto reductase — translation MLYRRFGRSELSMPVFSCGGMRYQFQWQDAPFANIPRDNQDNLQATIERSLELGINHIETARGYGTSEMQLGKILPRLPREKLIVQTKVSPKDDPKVFRSEFDKSLAYLNLDYVDLLGIHGINNQETLEQSLGPGGCLTVCRQLQREGRVRFVGFSTHGPTSIITEAIESGEFDYVNLHWYYIFQDNWPAIAAATAQDMGVFIISPSDKGGQLYNPPQKLVDLCQPLSPMVFNNLFCLSHPQVHTLSIGASRPTDFDEHLKTLSYLQSEEITQRFLQPILANLHRAMVEALGENWVNNWRIGLPSPENTPGEINIPKILWLYNLCRSFDLVEYSKMRYNLLGNGGHWFPGQPASDFDRAQLRQCLAHSPQREKVLDILRETDHMLKGETVQRLSRQETAEIT, via the coding sequence ATGCTTTATCGACGTTTTGGCCGTAGTGAGTTGTCCATGCCTGTTTTTTCCTGTGGAGGCATGCGTTATCAATTCCAATGGCAAGATGCCCCCTTTGCTAATATTCCTAGGGATAACCAGGACAACTTGCAGGCCACCATTGAGCGTTCCCTGGAGCTGGGTATTAACCACATTGAAACTGCTAGGGGTTACGGTACTTCGGAGATGCAATTGGGGAAAATCTTGCCCCGGTTGCCGAGAGAAAAGTTAATTGTGCAGACGAAGGTTAGTCCTAAGGATGATCCGAAAGTCTTTCGTAGTGAATTCGACAAATCTTTGGCTTATTTAAACTTGGATTACGTTGATTTGCTAGGCATCCATGGCATTAATAATCAGGAAACCCTAGAACAAAGTTTAGGACCCGGTGGTTGTTTGACAGTTTGTCGCCAGTTACAGAGGGAAGGTCGGGTGAGATTTGTTGGTTTTTCCACCCATGGTCCCACCTCTATCATTACCGAAGCGATTGAATCGGGGGAATTTGATTACGTCAATCTGCACTGGTACTACATTTTCCAAGACAATTGGCCGGCGATCGCCGCCGCGACGGCCCAGGATATGGGGGTATTTATCATTAGCCCGTCAGATAAGGGGGGACAACTTTATAATCCCCCGCAGAAATTGGTGGATTTATGTCAACCCCTCAGCCCCATGGTATTTAATAATCTTTTCTGTTTATCCCATCCCCAGGTTCATACCCTGAGTATCGGGGCATCCCGGCCAACGGATTTTGATGAACATTTAAAGACCTTGTCCTATTTGCAGTCAGAAGAAATTACGCAGAGGTTTTTGCAACCAATTTTAGCTAATCTTCATAGGGCCATGGTGGAAGCATTGGGAGAGAATTGGGTAAATAATTGGCGCATTGGTTTGCCTAGCCCAGAAAATACGCCGGGGGAAATTAATATTCCTAAAATTCTCTGGCTATACAATCTTTGCCGAAGCTTTGATTTGGTGGAATACAGCAAAATGCGCTACAACCTACTGGGTAATGGCGGCCATTGGTTTCCCGGTCAACCCGCCAGTGATTTTGATCGAGCCCAACTTAGGCAATGCTTGGCCCACAGTCCCCAGCGGGAAAAGGTATTAGATATTCTGCGGGAAACGGATCACATGCTCAAAGGGGAAACGGTGCAGAGGTTATCTCGCCAGGAGACGGCCGAAATCACTTAA
- the lipA gene encoding lipoyl synthase, with protein sequence MIPLSRESSQRLPSWLKRPIGRASELSSVQQIIKQRQIHTICEEGRCPNRGECYGNQTATFLLMGQICTRACGFCQVEKGHAPRQLDQDEPSKVAEAVQLLGLKYVVLTSVARDDLADGGAGWFVQVMERIRQENPSTQIEVLTPDFWGGIGREISQKERVLTVANAQPICYNHNLETVARLQGKVRRGAKYQRSLNVLHWVKQTHPEIFTKSGLMLGHGETKTEIVETLKDLRSIGCDRLTLGQYMQPSLAHLPVQKYWTPEEFEQLGEIAKELGFSHVRSGPLVRSSYHAGED encoded by the coding sequence ATGATCCCCCTTTCCCGTGAGTCATCCCAACGTTTGCCTAGTTGGCTAAAGCGTCCCATCGGCCGAGCTAGTGAATTGTCCAGTGTCCAGCAAATTATTAAACAGCGGCAAATTCACACCATTTGTGAAGAGGGTCGGTGTCCCAATCGGGGGGAATGCTATGGCAACCAAACGGCAACATTTTTGCTAATGGGTCAAATTTGTACTAGAGCCTGCGGTTTTTGCCAAGTGGAGAAAGGTCATGCCCCCAGGCAGTTAGACCAAGATGAACCGAGCAAAGTGGCGGAAGCGGTGCAATTGTTGGGGCTTAAATATGTGGTGCTAACTTCCGTTGCTAGGGACGATTTAGCCGACGGGGGAGCGGGCTGGTTTGTACAGGTGATGGAACGTATTCGTCAGGAAAATCCTTCCACCCAAATAGAAGTTTTAACACCGGATTTTTGGGGCGGCATTGGTCGAGAAATTAGCCAAAAAGAACGGGTCTTAACAGTGGCCAACGCTCAACCGATTTGCTATAACCATAACTTGGAAACGGTGGCACGTTTACAGGGTAAGGTACGACGGGGGGCAAAATATCAACGTTCCCTCAATGTGTTGCACTGGGTGAAGCAAACCCATCCAGAGATTTTCACCAAATCTGGATTAATGTTGGGCCACGGGGAAACAAAAACAGAAATTGTCGAAACCCTGAAGGATTTACGTTCCATCGGTTGCGATCGCCTGACGTTGGGTCAATATATGCAACCATCCCTAGCCCACTTGCCGGTGCAAAAATATTGGACTCCGGAGGAATTTGAGCAGTTGGGGGAAATTGCTAAGGAATTGGGGTTTAGCCATGTGCGTTCCGGCCCCTTGGTGCGGAGTTCGTACCATGCCGGGGAAGATTAA
- the aat gene encoding leucyl/phenylalanyl-tRNA--protein transferase has translation MKIDVDYAIAQYAQGLFLMADGRHGLGWYSSDRHALIPLDDQFRYPKSLQRILNQNRFQVKINQAFTAVCQGCADRPETWISEELIEVYHCFHAAGWAHSFETWHGDRLAGGILGIAIRGAFIGESMFYAIPEGSKVAMVKLVQHLRQRGYQLFDAQLQNPHLKRFGAYEIEEKAYKKQLEKALHYPCRFC, from the coding sequence GTGAAAATTGATGTGGATTATGCCATTGCCCAGTATGCCCAGGGCCTATTTCTAATGGCCGATGGGCGCCATGGTTTGGGCTGGTATTCCAGCGATCGCCATGCCCTAATTCCCTTGGATGATCAATTTCGTTATCCCAAATCTTTGCAACGGATCCTCAATCAAAATCGTTTTCAAGTCAAAATCAACCAAGCCTTCACCGCTGTTTGCCAAGGATGTGCCGATCGTCCTGAAACTTGGATTTCTGAGGAATTAATCGAGGTTTACCATTGCTTCCACGCCGCCGGTTGGGCCCACAGCTTTGAAACTTGGCACGGCGATCGCCTAGCGGGGGGAATTTTAGGCATTGCCATCCGGGGAGCATTTATTGGGGAGTCAATGTTTTACGCCATTCCTGAAGGGTCCAAAGTGGCCATGGTTAAATTGGTGCAACATCTCCGGCAACGGGGCTATCAGTTATTCGATGCCCAGTTACAAAATCCCCACCTCAAGCGTTTCGGAGCCTACGAGATCGAAGAAAAAGCGTATAAAAAGCAACTGGAGAAGGCCCTGCATTACCCCTGCCGGTTTTGTTAA